The Planctomycetota bacterium genome has a window encoding:
- a CDS encoding Gfo/Idh/MocA family oxidoreductase, producing MKRNGGTSRRRFLGQVSALVGAPLVVPASSLGAEAAAPPSDRITMGFIGIGMQARGHLGGMLARRDVQVLAVCDCDQFRREDAAKKVNDRYGNNACGCYKDFRDLAARRDIDAVLMAPPDHWHALMTIRCAEAGKDVYCEKPLSLTIRDARAMAHAIRRYGRVFQTGSQQRSGREFRFACEMVRSGRIGKVERVIVNVGGPSRECDLPAQPVPEGLDWDLWLGPAPWRPYHSTICPGNPYNHFPAWRSYRDYSGGGMTDWGAHHFDIAQWGLGMDESGPVEVHPPDGKEYKQLTYKYANGVVMTHGGGGRMGVNFYGTQGAVFVDRGKLETDPPGLKDTPTAAHEVHLYNSPGHHEDWLRCIRNRQKPICDIEVGVRTITVCHLGNIAYWLNRPLKWDPAKEEIVGDPEAARWLDRARREPWTL from the coding sequence ATGAAGCGGAACGGCGGGACGAGTCGGCGGAGGTTTCTGGGGCAGGTTTCGGCTCTCGTGGGCGCGCCGCTGGTGGTGCCAGCGTCGTCGCTCGGGGCCGAGGCAGCCGCCCCGCCGAGCGACCGGATCACGATGGGCTTCATCGGCATCGGCATGCAGGCCCGCGGCCACCTGGGCGGCATGCTCGCCCGCCGCGACGTGCAGGTGCTCGCCGTGTGCGACTGCGACCAGTTCCGCCGCGAGGACGCCGCCAAGAAGGTCAATGACCGCTATGGGAACAACGCCTGCGGCTGCTACAAGGACTTCCGCGACCTGGCCGCCCGCCGCGACATTGACGCCGTGCTCATGGCCCCGCCCGACCACTGGCATGCGCTGATGACCATCCGCTGCGCCGAGGCGGGCAAGGACGTCTACTGCGAAAAGCCCCTTTCGCTCACCATCCGCGACGCGCGGGCGATGGCCCACGCCATCCGCCGCTACGGGCGCGTGTTCCAGACGGGCTCCCAGCAGCGCTCGGGCCGCGAGTTCCGCTTCGCCTGCGAAATGGTCCGCAGCGGCCGCATCGGCAAGGTCGAGCGGGTCATCGTCAACGTCGGCGGCCCCTCGCGCGAGTGCGATCTGCCGGCCCAGCCCGTGCCCGAGGGACTCGACTGGGACCTGTGGCTCGGCCCCGCTCCCTGGCGGCCCTATCATTCGACCATCTGCCCGGGCAACCCCTACAATCACTTCCCCGCCTGGCGGAGCTACCGCGACTACTCGGGCGGCGGCATGACCGACTGGGGCGCCCACCACTTCGACATCGCCCAATGGGGCCTCGGGATGGACGAGAGCGGCCCGGTCGAGGTCCACCCGCCCGACGGCAAGGAGTACAAGCAGCTCACCTACAAGTACGCCAATGGCGTGGTGATGACCCACGGCGGCGGGGGCCGGATGGGCGTGAACTTCTACGGCACCCAGGGCGCGGTGTTCGTGGACCGCGGCAAGCTGGAGACCGACCCGCCCGGCCTCAAAGACACGCCCACCGCCGCCCACGAGGTGCACCTCTACAACAGCCCGGGCCACCACGAGGACTGGCTGCGCTGCATCCGCAACCGCCAGAAGCCGATCTGCGACATCGAGGTCGGCGTGCGCACCATCACCGTCTGCCACCTCGGCAACATCGCCTACTGGCTCAACCGCCCGCTGAAGTGGGACCCTGCGAAGGAGGAGATCGTGGGCGACCCCGAGGCCGCCCGCTGGCTCGACCGCGCACGGCGCGAGCCGTGGACGCTGTGA
- a CDS encoding dihydroxyacetone kinase subunit DhaK: MAMKKFINKPENLVSELLEGMALAHSKQLKLGKQNLIVRARPKNKRKVALVTLGGSGHEPALSGFVGKGMLDISVPGEIFAAPGPPRVIAALRKAAKGREAGVLFIVLNHAGDVMTANIVMQMVEKEGLKVKQVLTHEDISASDPAERRGLSGCLIVIKCAGAAAEEGRSLDECLAIAQRVQDNMATLAVAVSAATHPSTGQPIFTMPDDEMNVGMGQHGEAGGGAMKLKTADETADIMLPMLLADRKIQKGEKVLLMLNGTGSTTLMELYIVLRRCKQILDAQGIELARVAVGEFLTVQEMGGFQMVVCRMDDELLRLWDAPCSSPALTMTK; this comes from the coding sequence GTGGCAATGAAGAAGTTCATCAACAAGCCCGAGAACCTGGTGAGCGAGCTGCTGGAGGGCATGGCCCTCGCCCACTCCAAGCAGCTCAAGCTCGGCAAGCAGAATCTCATCGTGCGCGCCCGGCCGAAGAACAAGCGCAAGGTGGCCCTGGTCACCCTGGGCGGCAGCGGCCACGAGCCGGCCCTCAGCGGGTTCGTGGGCAAGGGCATGCTCGACATCTCCGTGCCGGGCGAAATCTTCGCCGCCCCTGGGCCGCCCCGCGTGATCGCCGCCCTGCGCAAGGCCGCCAAAGGCCGCGAGGCGGGCGTGCTCTTCATCGTGCTGAACCACGCCGGCGACGTGATGACCGCCAACATCGTCATGCAGATGGTCGAGAAGGAAGGCCTCAAGGTCAAACAAGTCCTCACCCATGAGGACATCTCGGCCTCCGACCCCGCCGAGCGCCGCGGCCTGTCGGGCTGCCTCATCGTGATCAAGTGCGCCGGCGCCGCCGCCGAAGAGGGCCGCTCGCTCGACGAGTGCCTGGCCATCGCCCAGCGCGTGCAGGACAACATGGCCACCCTGGCCGTCGCCGTGTCCGCCGCCACCCACCCCTCGACCGGTCAGCCCATCTTCACCATGCCCGACGACGAGATGAACGTGGGCATGGGCCAGCACGGCGAGGCGGGCGGCGGGGCCATGAAGCTCAAGACCGCCGACGAAACGGCCGATATCATGCTGCCCATGCTCCTGGCCGACCGTAAGATTCAGAAGGGCGAGAAGGTGCTGCTCATGCTCAACGGCACCGGCTCCACCACGCTGATGGAGCTCTACATCGTCCTGCGCCGCTGCAAGCAGATCCTCGACGCCCAGGGCATCGAACTGGCCCGCGTCGCCGTGGGCGAGTTCCTCACCGTCCAGGAAATGGGCGGCTTCCAAATGGTCGTCTGCCGCATGGACGACGAGCTGCTGCGCCTGTGGGACGCCCCGTGCAGCAGCCCGGCGCTGACGATGACGAAGTGA
- a CDS encoding polyprenyl synthetase family protein, giving the protein MRIGIGGGLGVPPCGRTVERWGVHGFYQTAAAGRRHFSLTLLREAIPIGRAAARDAFCLLASVLDPATGRHETLSQLDAVSAAALPRVFRAARGSGLNPHVLEALASEMEAFGLPRGHRGEAAPASVTRQPFRATWKDFGLAETRDGFDLSFTEPGEARACRLHLRPERAGRRLPGAHLKGAGPLKEVVWPRLAVAGEVAGEPVRGEAWAEHAPSDVGWLVPRAGEGVFGWDRLAVNLDDGPDLVLARRRDLRNGGIVHTFAVEWADEGEAALSRAASLEPRRRWESPRTGTPYPVAMSASVPEWGLELDFEPLADDQEAPVFGPLRALWHGAGTVRGRLHGRRVEGRAHLALHGYACVLDTQQYLVQWADRLDAHVAAFLPRALDEAGLARYAGPPHWRRNPAAHTAMLAEPLWDLIQRRGKHWRPMFGMLLLEALGTPSKPYEALAAITGELAHTGSLIVDDIQDGSPTRRGAESIHRRYGVDVAISAANTAYFLGFVALRDYPHLTDAQRLALYRIASTQAVRAHLGQGQDIWWSRHLAPEALDRWLADSLAPQILQTYADKTGTATEGMAETACVIAGADAATREACVAFARDFGVAFQIVDDVLDFSDSRLRAGTGGKDIAEGKVTYALFRALGALGVRRRARLRDILCSSELRRSPEGQREAAGLVRRSGALEACRQEARNLMNEGWRRLSAAVPPSEPKTLLRALCLALLSADGGAWAAEAEPRLERPEEKPNRQPRRRS; this is encoded by the coding sequence ATGCGCATCGGGATCGGCGGGGGCCTCGGCGTGCCGCCGTGCGGCCGCACGGTGGAGCGATGGGGCGTCCACGGCTTCTACCAGACGGCCGCCGCGGGGCGACGCCATTTCTCCCTGACCCTTCTGCGCGAGGCGATCCCCATCGGGCGGGCCGCGGCGCGCGACGCCTTCTGCCTCCTCGCGTCGGTGCTCGACCCGGCCACGGGCCGCCATGAGACTCTCTCGCAACTCGACGCCGTCTCGGCGGCGGCGTTGCCGCGCGTCTTTCGCGCGGCGCGGGGGTCTGGCCTCAACCCCCATGTGCTCGAAGCCCTGGCGAGCGAGATGGAGGCGTTCGGCCTCCCGCGCGGCCATCGGGGCGAGGCGGCACCCGCGAGCGTGACCCGCCAGCCGTTCCGAGCCACGTGGAAGGACTTCGGTCTCGCCGAGACACGGGATGGGTTCGATCTGTCGTTCACAGAGCCGGGCGAGGCACGCGCGTGCCGCCTGCACCTGCGGCCCGAGCGGGCCGGCAGACGGCTTCCGGGTGCTCACCTGAAGGGGGCAGGGCCGCTGAAGGAGGTCGTGTGGCCCCGCCTCGCCGTCGCCGGCGAGGTGGCAGGCGAGCCCGTGAGGGGCGAAGCCTGGGCCGAGCATGCGCCGAGCGACGTCGGCTGGCTCGTCCCCCGCGCGGGCGAGGGCGTGTTCGGCTGGGACCGCCTTGCGGTGAACCTGGACGATGGCCCGGACCTCGTGCTGGCGCGCCGCAGGGACCTGCGGAACGGGGGCATCGTGCACACGTTCGCCGTGGAGTGGGCCGACGAAGGCGAGGCGGCTCTCTCGCGCGCCGCGTCGCTCGAGCCCCGGCGCCGCTGGGAGAGCCCGCGCACCGGAACGCCCTATCCCGTAGCCATGAGCGCCAGCGTGCCCGAGTGGGGTCTGGAGCTCGACTTCGAGCCGCTGGCCGACGACCAGGAGGCGCCTGTCTTCGGCCCGCTGCGCGCCCTCTGGCACGGGGCGGGAACGGTGCGCGGCCGCCTCCATGGGCGGCGCGTCGAGGGCCGGGCGCACCTCGCACTGCACGGCTATGCCTGCGTGCTGGATACGCAGCAGTACCTGGTGCAGTGGGCCGACCGCCTGGACGCGCACGTGGCCGCGTTCCTGCCGCGGGCGCTCGACGAGGCGGGCCTCGCGCGCTACGCGGGGCCGCCGCACTGGCGGCGCAACCCGGCCGCGCACACGGCCATGCTCGCCGAGCCGCTGTGGGACCTGATCCAGCGCCGCGGAAAGCACTGGCGCCCGATGTTCGGCATGCTGCTCCTCGAGGCGCTGGGCACCCCCTCGAAGCCCTACGAGGCCCTCGCCGCCATCACCGGCGAACTGGCCCACACGGGGTCGCTGATCGTGGACGACATCCAGGACGGCTCGCCCACCCGGCGCGGCGCCGAGAGCATCCATCGGCGGTACGGCGTGGACGTGGCGATCAGCGCGGCCAACACGGCCTACTTCCTGGGCTTCGTGGCGCTGCGCGACTACCCGCACCTGACCGACGCCCAGCGCCTGGCGCTCTACCGCATCGCCTCCACGCAGGCGGTGCGCGCCCACTTGGGCCAGGGGCAGGACATCTGGTGGTCGCGGCACCTGGCCCCCGAGGCGCTCGACCGCTGGCTGGCGGACTCGCTGGCGCCGCAGATCCTCCAGACCTATGCCGACAAGACGGGGACAGCCACGGAGGGCATGGCCGAGACGGCCTGCGTGATCGCCGGCGCCGATGCCGCCACCCGCGAGGCCTGCGTGGCCTTCGCCCGCGACTTCGGCGTCGCATTCCAGATCGTGGACGACGTGCTGGACTTCAGCGACTCGCGCCTTCGCGCCGGCACCGGGGGCAAGGACATCGCCGAGGGCAAGGTCACGTATGCCCTGTTCCGCGCCCTGGGCGCCCTGGGGGTGCGGCGCCGCGCGCGGCTGCGCGACATCCTGTGCTCGTCCGAGCTGCGCCGAAGCCCCGAGGGCCAGCGCGAGGCGGCCGGCCTGGTGCGCCGCTCGGGCGCGCTGGAGGCCTGCCGGCAGGAGGCCAGGAATCTGATGAACGAGGGCTGGCGGCGCCTCTCGGCGGCCGTGCCGCCCTCGGAGCCCAAGACGCTGCTCCGCGCCCTCTGCCTCGCCCTGCTGAGCGCCGACGGCGGCGCGTGGGCCGCCGAGGCCGAGCCCCGGCTCGAGCGGCCCGAGGAGAAGCCGAACAGACAACCCCGGAGAAGATCATGA
- a CDS encoding ABC transporter permease — protein sequence MTFASLPLRNLARRPARSLLTAFGAAAAIGSFVVLVGLSRGVERAWTVQMRDQGVDVVAMRQGALDPFTSSVAESLTDELRRVPGVADVAVELGHLVTLETGNTAVLVGMAPDGWLWQTLRLEAGTLPTPADPESVVLGSQVAAILRKRPGDTVEIIGRRYAVAGVVQAVGILQSSMVFMLLPAMQTLLGREGKATGFSLRLAEPRDAATRAATVERLRRAFPALAFFEAETAAATHHVLQAFRAITWGTSLVAFLVAVIIILNTLLMCVVERTREIGVLRAVGWGPGRVLAMIVTEGCLLALLGSLFGVVLGYGGLHLLVSAPLIRACVEPALDLRVVAEVVAAAGVVGVLGSLYPAWRALRLDPVEALRYE from the coding sequence ATGACCTTCGCCAGCCTGCCCCTGCGCAACCTGGCGCGCCGGCCGGCGCGCTCGCTGCTCACCGCCTTCGGGGCCGCGGCGGCCATCGGCTCGTTCGTGGTGCTCGTGGGCCTCTCGCGCGGCGTCGAGCGGGCCTGGACCGTGCAGATGCGCGACCAGGGGGTGGACGTGGTGGCGATGCGCCAGGGGGCGCTGGACCCCTTCACCTCCTCGGTGGCCGAGAGCCTGACCGACGAGCTGCGCCGCGTCCCCGGCGTGGCCGACGTGGCCGTGGAACTGGGCCACCTGGTGACGCTCGAGACGGGCAACACGGCGGTGCTCGTGGGCATGGCGCCCGACGGCTGGCTGTGGCAGACCCTGAGGCTGGAGGCGGGGACGCTGCCAACCCCGGCCGACCCGGAGAGCGTGGTGCTGGGCAGCCAGGTGGCGGCGATCCTGAGGAAGAGACCTGGGGACACGGTGGAGATCATCGGGCGACGCTACGCGGTGGCCGGCGTGGTGCAGGCGGTGGGCATCCTTCAGAGCAGCATGGTGTTCATGCTGCTGCCCGCGATGCAAACGCTGCTGGGGCGCGAGGGCAAGGCCACGGGGTTCAGCCTGCGCCTGGCCGAGCCGCGCGATGCGGCCACGCGGGCCGCCACGGTGGAGCGCCTGCGCCGGGCCTTCCCCGCCCTGGCCTTCTTCGAGGCCGAAACGGCGGCCGCCACGCACCACGTGCTCCAGGCGTTCCGCGCCATCACGTGGGGCACGTCGCTCGTGGCCTTTCTCGTGGCCGTCATCATCATCCTGAACACGCTGCTGATGTGCGTGGTCGAGCGCACGCGCGAGATCGGCGTGCTGCGCGCGGTGGGCTGGGGGCCGGGCCGGGTGCTGGCGATGATCGTCACAGAAGGCTGCCTTCTGGCTCTTCTCGGCAGCCTGTTCGGCGTGGTGCTGGGATATGGCGGGCTGCATCTCTTGGTGTCGGCCCCGCTGATCCGGGCCTGCGTGGAGCCGGCGCTGGACCTCCGGGTGGTGGCCGAGGTGGTGGCTGCCGCGGGCGTGGTGGGCGTGCTGGGCAGCCTCTACCCCGCCTGGCGGGCGCTCCGCCTCGACCCCGTGGAAGCGCTGCGCTACGAGTGA
- a CDS encoding ABC transporter ATP-binding protein — MGGASATPAIEFQGVSRWYGDGRVKALDNISLTLARGECLAVVGPSGSGKSTLLHLLCGLDRPTSGRVLFEGRAPASVGEWARLRAARIGFVFQAANLLPTLTAAENVEVPMFGQGRGRRERERRASELLERVGLADRAAHRPAELSGGERQRVALARSLANGPDVLLADEPTGNLDSVSAAAVLDLLLGLHAQHGMTLVIVTHNPEVAARAARVVHLFDGRIATDWGGGSP, encoded by the coding sequence ATGGGCGGCGCCTCGGCAACCCCGGCAATCGAGTTCCAGGGCGTGAGCCGCTGGTACGGCGACGGGCGGGTGAAGGCGCTCGACAACATCTCCCTCACCCTCGCGCGGGGCGAGTGCCTGGCCGTCGTGGGGCCGAGCGGCAGCGGCAAGTCCACCCTCCTCCACCTGCTGTGCGGGCTGGACCGCCCGACGAGCGGGCGCGTGCTCTTCGAGGGCCGCGCGCCGGCCTCGGTGGGCGAGTGGGCGCGCCTGCGGGCGGCGCGCATCGGCTTCGTGTTCCAGGCGGCCAACCTGCTGCCCACGCTCACCGCGGCCGAGAACGTCGAGGTGCCCATGTTCGGCCAGGGCCGGGGCCGCCGCGAGCGCGAGCGCCGGGCGAGCGAACTCCTCGAACGTGTGGGCCTGGCCGACCGCGCCGCGCATCGCCCTGCCGAACTCTCGGGCGGCGAGCGCCAGCGCGTGGCCCTGGCCCGCAGCCTGGCCAACGGCCCCGACGTGCTCCTGGCCGACGAGCCGACGGGCAATCTCGATTCGGTATCGGCGGCAGCGGTGCTCGATCTGCTGCTCGGCCTGCACGCCCAGCACGGCATGACGCTGGTGATCGTGACCCACAACCCCGAGGTCGCCGCGCGGGCCGCACGGGTGGTGCATCTGTTCGACGGCCGAATCGCCACCGACTGGGGGGGAGGCTCGCCATGA
- a CDS encoding PmoA family protein yields the protein MNPGRLAIAAMGATLMHTAWAGSTLKHEEGKSLSCVLDGKTLWTLNFTKAEGKPYFHPLCLADGTVLTWLRPGDHIWHRALWFSWKFINKLNYWEEDKAGKSQGLSDIMDVKFDEGKDGTTKIVILLDYHPPDKPAVLKERREITVTTPDKDGCYRMDWRMTWTAGAEDAVLDRTPTKADGGPDWGGYAGLSFRAVKEMTEYQALDSEGRKNLEGHGQKARWLDFSGMVPDASGLVDKATKKAAGVAMFDHPSNPRHPTPWFVIMSGTFGYCSPAFLFDKAHTIPAGQSLTLFYRVLIHPGRGDKETLEKEWRDFAALK from the coding sequence ATGAATCCCGGGCGGCTCGCAATCGCGGCGATGGGGGCAACGCTGATGCACACGGCCTGGGCAGGGAGCACGCTCAAGCACGAGGAAGGCAAGTCGCTCTCTTGCGTGCTTGACGGCAAGACGCTGTGGACGCTGAACTTCACGAAGGCGGAGGGGAAGCCGTATTTTCATCCCCTGTGCCTGGCGGACGGGACGGTGCTGACGTGGCTGCGGCCCGGCGACCACATCTGGCACCGGGCGCTGTGGTTCTCGTGGAAGTTCATCAACAAGCTCAACTACTGGGAGGAAGATAAGGCCGGCAAGTCGCAAGGCCTGAGCGACATCATGGACGTGAAGTTCGACGAAGGGAAGGACGGCACCACGAAGATCGTCATCCTCCTCGACTACCATCCACCCGACAAGCCGGCCGTGCTCAAGGAGCGCCGCGAAATCACCGTAACGACGCCCGACAAGGACGGCTGCTATCGCATGGACTGGCGGATGACCTGGACGGCGGGAGCCGAGGATGCCGTGCTCGACCGCACGCCGACGAAGGCCGACGGCGGCCCCGACTGGGGCGGCTACGCGGGGCTGTCGTTCCGCGCCGTGAAGGAGATGACGGAGTACCAGGCGCTCGACAGCGAAGGGCGCAAGAACCTCGAGGGACACGGGCAGAAGGCCCGCTGGCTCGACTTCAGCGGCATGGTGCCCGACGCCAGCGGCCTTGTGGACAAGGCGACGAAGAAGGCGGCGGGCGTGGCGATGTTCGACCACCCGTCGAATCCCCGCCACCCGACGCCGTGGTTCGTCATCATGAGCGGCACGTTCGGCTACTGTAGCCCCGCCTTCCTCTTCGACAAGGCGCACACAATCCCCGCCGGGCAGTCGCTCACGCTGTTCTACCGCGTGCTGATTCACCCCGGCCGTGGCGACAAGGAGACGCTGGAGAAGGAATGGAGAGACTTCGCGGCGTTGAAGTGA
- a CDS encoding DMT family transporter, with product MTRLLLSLLLLSVVAVWGWTFVVVKDAVAGYGVLPFLAIRYTIATGVLAAAVAWRVRWPSFWAGAGIGLALAAGYLFQTFGLRLTTASNSGVITGLFVFFVPGANRLLFGVRTRPLVWAAIGVSLVGLALLSGGAPQGANAGDALTLGCAAAFGLHVVLLDRYARRHDVQSLVLGQLSAATALFVAGCLLFELPSWPSGGVWRAILVTAVLATAVAFFVQTFVQQRLPAVPTAMILLLEPLFAALFGYLLHGDRLTGLQIAGAALLSGAALVVELSPLVRRRGGPASAPSTPTRG from the coding sequence ATGACACGACTCCTCCTCTCGCTGCTGCTCCTGTCGGTCGTCGCCGTGTGGGGCTGGACCTTCGTGGTGGTGAAGGACGCCGTGGCGGGCTACGGCGTGCTGCCGTTCCTGGCCATCCGCTACACGATCGCCACGGGGGTGCTGGCGGCGGCCGTGGCGTGGCGGGTCCGCTGGCCGTCGTTCTGGGCGGGGGCGGGCATCGGGCTGGCGCTGGCGGCGGGCTACCTGTTCCAGACGTTCGGCCTGCGGCTCACCACGGCGAGCAACTCGGGGGTGATCACCGGCCTCTTCGTCTTCTTTGTGCCGGGAGCGAATCGGCTGCTCTTCGGGGTGCGCACGAGGCCGCTGGTGTGGGCGGCCATCGGGGTAAGCCTCGTGGGCCTGGCGCTGCTCTCGGGCGGCGCGCCGCAGGGGGCCAACGCCGGCGACGCGCTCACGCTCGGCTGCGCGGCGGCCTTCGGCCTTCACGTGGTGCTGCTCGACCGCTATGCGAGGCGCCACGACGTGCAGTCGCTGGTGCTCGGCCAGCTTTCGGCGGCCACGGCGCTGTTCGTCGCGGGGTGCCTGCTCTTCGAGTTGCCCTCGTGGCCGTCGGGCGGCGTGTGGCGGGCGATCCTCGTCACCGCCGTGCTGGCGACGGCGGTGGCCTTCTTCGTGCAGACCTTCGTGCAGCAGCGCCTGCCGGCCGTGCCCACGGCCATGATCCTGTTGCTGGAGCCGCTGTTCGCCGCCCTCTTCGGCTATCTGCTGCACGGCGACCGGCTCACGGGGCTCCAGATCGCCGGCGCCGCCCTCCTGAGCGGCGCCGCGCTGGTGGTGGAGCTCTCCCCCCTGGTCCGAAGGCGCGGCGGCCCCGCCTCCGCCCCCTCGACGCCCACTCGCGGTTGA
- the dhaL gene encoding dihydroxyacetone kinase subunit DhaL, protein MSATVGYKELVAMLRAAVEQVRANQAMLSQLDSVGGDGDHGTTMARAMGLVDQAVAACKKKDLKSVLNDIGWAIMGVDGGATGPLLGTFFLGMADAVADKKPVDAKGLAALFAAGLAALQKTSKAQVGDKTMMDALVPAVAALRAAADGGQDVAACLAAAASAAEQGALSTKNFPARFGRAKNLGDRTIGHQDPGATSVSLIFKGFAVAIAGS, encoded by the coding sequence ATGAGCGCAACCGTCGGCTACAAGGAACTGGTCGCCATGCTCCGCGCCGCCGTCGAGCAGGTGCGGGCCAACCAGGCCATGCTCTCGCAGCTCGACAGCGTGGGCGGCGACGGCGACCACGGCACCACCATGGCCCGCGCCATGGGCCTCGTGGACCAGGCCGTCGCGGCCTGCAAGAAGAAGGACCTCAAGAGCGTCCTCAACGACATCGGCTGGGCGATCATGGGCGTGGACGGCGGGGCGACGGGGCCGCTGCTGGGCACCTTCTTCCTCGGCATGGCCGACGCCGTGGCCGACAAGAAGCCGGTGGACGCCAAGGGCCTGGCCGCGCTCTTCGCGGCCGGCCTCGCGGCCCTTCAGAAGACCAGCAAGGCCCAGGTCGGCGACAAGACGATGATGGACGCCCTCGTCCCCGCCGTGGCTGCCTTGCGCGCCGCTGCCGATGGCGGCCAGGATGTTGCCGCGTGCCTCGCCGCCGCTGCTTCCGCCGCCGAGCAAGGCGCCCTCTCAACGAAGAACTTCCCGGCCAGATTCGGCCGGGCCAAGAACCTCGGCGACCGCACCATCGGCCACCAGGACCCGGGGGCCACATCGGTTTCACTGATCTTCAAGGGGTTTGCCGTCGCAATCGCAGGTTCATGA
- the lsrF gene encoding 3-hydroxy-5-phosphonooxypentane-2,4-dione thiolase gives MPDAQAKSEDKAKDFFVDVPFETPGFFLKGSAHLDWGMKNRLSRIFNPKDGRTVMLAFDHGYIMGPTSGIERMDLAIPPLIPHVDCLMCTRGALKTCIPPETSKPVVLRSSAGATVLKELSNEVIGVTLEDALRFNAAAVTCQCYVGGPFEKESLANLCHLVNEGNRYGVPTLGVTAVGRELVRDARYLGLAGRVIAELGAHFNKTYYCEPGFDEVVAGTPIPVVIAGGKKLPEADALAMAYKAIDQGAVGVDMGRNIFLAEDPAAMAAAIRAVVHDNLKPDKAFQLYNDLKGKACGCGDSDCCQG, from the coding sequence ATGCCCGACGCGCAGGCGAAATCAGAGGACAAGGCGAAGGATTTCTTCGTGGACGTGCCGTTCGAGACGCCCGGGTTCTTCCTCAAGGGCTCGGCGCATCTCGACTGGGGGATGAAGAACCGCCTGTCGCGCATCTTCAACCCCAAGGACGGCCGCACCGTGATGCTGGCCTTCGACCACGGTTACATCATGGGCCCGACGTCGGGCATCGAGCGCATGGACCTCGCCATCCCGCCGCTGATCCCGCACGTGGACTGCCTGATGTGCACTCGCGGGGCGCTGAAGACCTGCATCCCGCCTGAGACCAGCAAGCCGGTCGTCCTCCGCTCGTCCGCCGGCGCCACGGTGCTCAAGGAGCTCTCCAACGAGGTGATCGGCGTGACGCTGGAGGACGCGCTGCGCTTCAACGCCGCCGCCGTGACCTGCCAGTGCTATGTCGGCGGGCCATTCGAGAAGGAGAGCCTGGCCAACCTCTGCCACCTGGTCAACGAGGGCAACCGCTACGGGGTGCCGACCCTGGGCGTGACCGCCGTGGGCCGCGAGCTGGTGCGCGACGCGCGCTACCTGGGCCTGGCGGGCCGCGTGATCGCCGAGCTGGGCGCGCACTTCAACAAGACCTATTACTGCGAGCCGGGCTTCGACGAGGTGGTGGCCGGCACGCCCATCCCCGTGGTCATCGCCGGCGGCAAGAAGCTGCCCGAGGCCGACGCGCTGGCCATGGCCTACAAGGCCATTGACCAGGGCGCCGTGGGGGTGGACATGGGCCGCAACATCTTCCTGGCCGAAGACCCCGCGGCCATGGCCGCCGCCATCCGCGCCGTAGTGCACGATAACCTCAAGCCCGACAAGGCGTTCCAACTGTACAACGACCTCAAGGGCAAGGCGTGCGGCTGCGGCGACAGCGACTGCTGCCAGGGCTGA